From a region of the Sphingopyxis sp. YR583 genome:
- the nadA gene encoding quinolinate synthase NadA → MTAPVRENLSGLDLRAEIERLRKERNAVILAHYYQKPEIQDLADFVGDSLELSRKAADTDADVIAFCGVKFMAETAKILSPEKTVILPDMDAGCSLEDSCPPEQFKRFREAHPNHIALTYINCSAAVKALSDIIVTSSSAETIISQIPESQPIIFGPDRHLGGYLNRKFGREMLLWPGVCIVHEAFSETELIKLKAQHPGAPVAAHPECPPHIVDHADYVGSTSGILQFAKNFPGDTLIVATEPHIIHQMELALPEKTFIGAPGADGNCNCNICPYMALNTMEKLYIALRDLKPQIEMEEGLRLAARKSLDRMLEMASGTVGKGDLGRA, encoded by the coding sequence ATGACTGCTCCCGTTCGCGAGAATCTCTCGGGCCTCGACCTGCGCGCCGAAATCGAGCGCCTGCGCAAGGAACGCAACGCCGTCATCCTCGCGCATTATTACCAGAAGCCCGAGATTCAGGATCTCGCCGATTTCGTCGGCGATTCGCTCGAACTGTCGCGCAAGGCGGCCGACACCGACGCCGATGTGATCGCCTTCTGCGGCGTGAAATTCATGGCGGAGACCGCAAAGATTCTGTCACCCGAAAAGACCGTCATCCTGCCTGACATGGACGCCGGATGCAGCCTCGAGGATAGTTGCCCGCCCGAACAGTTCAAACGCTTCCGCGAGGCGCATCCGAACCATATCGCGCTGACCTACATCAACTGCTCGGCGGCCGTGAAGGCCTTGAGCGACATCATCGTCACTTCGTCGAGCGCCGAGACGATCATCAGCCAGATCCCCGAAAGCCAGCCGATCATCTTCGGTCCCGACCGTCATCTCGGTGGCTATCTCAACCGCAAGTTCGGGCGTGAGATGCTGTTGTGGCCCGGCGTGTGCATCGTCCATGAGGCGTTCAGCGAAACCGAGCTGATCAAATTGAAGGCGCAGCATCCGGGCGCGCCGGTCGCGGCGCACCCCGAATGCCCGCCGCACATCGTCGATCATGCCGACTATGTCGGATCGACCAGCGGCATCTTGCAATTCGCCAAGAATTTCCCGGGCGACACGCTGATCGTCGCGACCGAGCCGCATATCATCCACCAGATGGAGCTGGCGCTGCCGGAGAAGACTTTCATCGGCGCGCCGGGCGCCGACGGCAATTGCAACTGCAATATCTGCCCGTACATGGCGCTGAACACGATGGAAAAGCTCTACATCGCGCTGCGCGACCTCAAGCCGCAGATCGAGATGGAGGAAGGCCTCCGCCTCGCCGCGCGCAAGAGCCTCGACCGGATGCTCGAAATGGCATCGGGCACCGTCGGCAAGGGCGATCTCGGCCGGGCCTGA